From Arcticibacter tournemirensis, one genomic window encodes:
- a CDS encoding DUF3341 domain-containing protein, producing MSNIKYILGHFEDPDEMMHGIGKLQENNISIYDVYTPMPIHGIEEKLGYKRSRLPIAAFCFGITGTITAISMIYYMLVYDWPMNIGGKPSFAMPDFVPITFELTVLFAAYGMMFTFFYANHFFPGRAPRVMDLRATNDRFVIAIDARQNPYPDKIENLLKDAGAVEIKHNERKYVSYE from the coding sequence ATGAGCAACATCAAATATATTTTAGGCCATTTTGAAGATCCTGATGAGATGATGCACGGGATCGGTAAGCTTCAAGAGAATAACATCAGTATTTATGATGTATACACGCCCATGCCTATCCATGGAATCGAGGAAAAGTTAGGGTATAAGAGGTCACGTCTTCCAATAGCAGCGTTCTGTTTTGGGATAACGGGTACAATTACAGCTATTTCAATGATTTATTATATGCTGGTTTATGACTGGCCTATGAATATTGGAGGGAAGCCATCATTTGCGATGCCCGATTTTGTTCCTATTACTTTTGAGCTCACTGTGCTGTTTGCAGCTTATGGAATGATGTTTACCTTTTTCTACGCTAATCATTTCTTCCCCGGTCGCGCTCCGAGAGTAATGGATCTGAGAGCAACCAACGACAGGTTTGTAATAGCCATCGATGCCAGACAAAACCCCTATCCAGATAAAATAGAGAATCTCTTAAAAGATGCCGGGGCAGTTGAAATAAAACACAACGAAAGGAAGTATGTTAGCTATGAATAA
- a CDS encoding c-type cytochrome codes for MNKVRIISATVFTVAATIVISACGDKKTPGLEFARNMYDPIAYNPDQPNKNFANGQTAQLPPEGTMPVGYDPVADIYPNTPEGYLAASENLKNPLPANQQNRLEGRQLYLRMCSHCHGNQGKGDGPIVQQEFFPPPPSYSTGNSSRGGAMKDLTDGKIFHTITYGLNLMGPHRTQLSPSERWKIVMYVHELQKLQ; via the coding sequence ATGAATAAGGTCAGGATAATAAGTGCCACAGTTTTTACAGTTGCAGCAACGATTGTGATCTCGGCTTGTGGAGATAAAAAGACTCCGGGCCTCGAATTTGCCCGTAATATGTATGATCCGATTGCTTATAACCCGGATCAGCCAAATAAGAATTTTGCTAATGGACAGACTGCGCAGCTGCCACCGGAGGGTACAATGCCTGTAGGGTACGATCCTGTTGCTGATATATATCCCAATACGCCTGAAGGATATCTGGCGGCTAGTGAGAACCTTAAAAACCCGCTTCCTGCCAATCAGCAAAACCGACTGGAAGGAAGACAGCTATATCTCAGGATGTGTTCGCATTGCCATGGCAACCAGGGTAAGGGCGACGGGCCGATTGTTCAGCAGGAGTTTTTCCCGCCACCCCCATCGTATTCAACCGGTAATTCATCAAGAGGTGGGGCCATGAAAGATCTCACCGATGGCAAAATATTCCATACTATTACTTATGGTTTAAACCTGATGGGACCACACCGTACGCAGCTAAGTCCGTCGGAGAGATGGAAAATTGTTATGTACGTTCATGAATTGCAAAAGCTTCAATAG
- the nrfD gene encoding NrfD/PsrC family molybdoenzyme membrane anchor subunit: MSAHNESILREPLITGENITYSQITDEVLVPVENKPNKAWWIGFGIAVFFALTWVAAISYTFWEGLGVWGLNKTVGWAWDITGFVWWVGIGHAGTLISAVLLLFRQNWRNSINRSAEAMTIFAVICAATYIFAHMGRPWLAYWVFPLPNQFGSLWVNFNSPLVWDVFAISTYFSVSLVFWYTGLLPDIATIRDRATGVRRRIYSILSFGWAGSVKNWQRFESVSLILAGISTPLVLSVHTIVSFDFATSLEPGWHTTIFPPYFVAGAIFSGFAMVQTLLLVARKVMKWENYITMFHIESMNKVIIVTGSIVGIAYLTELFIAWYSGVEYEQYAFLNRISGPYWWAYWSMMTCNVISPQLFWFKKIRTSIWASWVLSIVVNIGMWFERFVIIVTSLHRDFIPSSWVMFYPTTIDVLLFVGSIGVFFTLFLLFLRVLPGIAIAEVKLILKSSSDQAKQKLIREGAVDKEQSELYQKSLEKYDSVSKSEYANI; the protein is encoded by the coding sequence TACCTATTCTCAAATAACCGACGAAGTACTGGTTCCTGTAGAGAATAAGCCAAATAAAGCCTGGTGGATCGGTTTTGGCATTGCTGTTTTTTTTGCACTTACCTGGGTTGCAGCTATTAGTTATACTTTCTGGGAAGGTCTGGGCGTGTGGGGTTTGAATAAAACAGTAGGCTGGGCCTGGGATATTACCGGCTTCGTATGGTGGGTAGGTATCGGGCATGCCGGAACGCTGATCTCAGCCGTATTATTGTTATTCAGGCAGAACTGGAGAAATTCAATTAACCGTTCAGCTGAAGCGATGACGATTTTTGCGGTTATCTGCGCGGCTACTTACATTTTTGCACACATGGGGCGGCCCTGGCTGGCTTATTGGGTATTTCCTTTGCCGAATCAGTTTGGCTCTTTATGGGTGAACTTCAATTCTCCATTGGTGTGGGACGTATTCGCGATTTCCACGTATTTCTCAGTATCGCTTGTATTCTGGTACACCGGTTTACTGCCAGATATTGCAACAATACGTGATCGCGCCACTGGTGTCCGTCGCCGGATTTACTCTATCCTTTCTTTCGGCTGGGCGGGTTCTGTGAAGAACTGGCAAAGGTTTGAGTCGGTTTCACTGATACTTGCCGGTATTTCTACGCCGCTGGTACTTTCGGTACACACAATTGTATCTTTCGACTTTGCTACTTCGCTTGAGCCGGGATGGCACACAACCATTTTCCCTCCTTACTTCGTTGCCGGGGCAATATTTTCGGGATTTGCGATGGTTCAGACCCTGTTACTGGTAGCTCGTAAGGTTATGAAATGGGAAAACTACATTACCATGTTTCATATTGAATCGATGAATAAGGTAATTATCGTTACCGGTTCTATCGTGGGTATAGCCTATTTAACAGAGCTGTTTATAGCATGGTACTCAGGAGTTGAATATGAACAATATGCTTTCCTTAACCGTATCAGCGGTCCTTACTGGTGGGCATACTGGAGTATGATGACCTGTAACGTTATCTCTCCGCAGCTATTCTGGTTTAAAAAGATCCGGACAAGCATATGGGCGTCATGGGTGCTTTCTATTGTTGTGAACATCGGTATGTGGTTTGAGCGTTTTGTAATTATCGTTACATCGCTTCACCGCGACTTTATACCATCCAGCTGGGTGATGTTTTATCCAACAACGATAGATGTTCTTCTTTTTGTAGGATCTATCGGGGTATTCTTTACTCTATTCCTTTTATTCCTTCGCGTACTTCCTGGTATTGCCATCGCCGAAGTTAAATTGATCCTGAAGAGTTCAAGCGATCAGGCGAAACAAAAGCTGATCAGAGAAGGTGCTGTAGACAAGGAGCAGAGTGAATTATATCAAAAATCTTTAGAGAAGTACGATAGTGTGTCGAAGTCTGAATACGCTAATATTTAA